In the Oscarella lobularis chromosome 9, ooOscLobu1.1, whole genome shotgun sequence genome, CAAATAGAGCTTCTTCAGGGCGGTTAGATTACTCAAACTAATTGGAAGCTGTTGTAGATCACACGCACGCAAGTGAAGTTCTTCTAGTTTCCGTAGTTTCTTCCCTATATTTTCAGGTagacttttcaattcactGTTTCCACTCAAATATAGCCTCTCCAAAGCAGTTAGGTTACTCAAACTAATTGGAAGCTGCTCTAGACCACACCCCCGCAAGTCAAGTTCTTCTAGGTTCTGTAGTTTCTTccctatatcttcaggaatACTTTTCAATTCACTGTTTTTACTCAAATCAAGCTAGCTGCTTCAGGGCCGTTAGGTTGCTCAAACAACTTGGAAATTGTTGTAGACCACACCAATGCAAGTCGAGttctttcagtttctttagttttgtcCCTATACCTTCAGGATaacttttcaattttctgtTTCGACTCAAATCAAGCATCTTCAGGGCGGATAGGTCATTCAAACTAattggaagttgttgtagaCCACACCCCGCCAAGTAGAGTTTTTCCAGATTCTGTAGTTTCGTccctatatcttcaggaagacttttcaaaTCACTGTTTCCACTTAAATCAATCTTCTTCAGTGCAGTTAGGTTACTCAAACTATTTGGAAGTTGTTGCAGACCACACCCCCGCAAGTcgagttcttccaggttctGTAGTTTCTTCCCTATATCTTCTGGGAGACTTTTCAAGTCTCTGTTCGAATTCAAATCCAGTCTCTTTAGGTCTTTTTGTTCACTGATTTGCGATGGAAAGTGTTTTAGACCGCAAGACTGCAAAGTGAGTGCTTCTAATTTCGACCACTTTTCTTGAGGTTTATTCTCGAATCTGCTGTTTTGTATTTGAGCGAACAGTGCTGCATACTTGTtgagaatattttttctaatgGTTAGAGAGCGTAGTTCTGTTTGCGACTCTACTGCACCTATAATGTCATCTTCGTCAACAAGGATTAAACATAGTTCCTTGAGACGTGAAGGCAGAAGTGGTAGAGAGTAGTAATACCGACTGGCCTCCTCCATTCGGCCTATTTGAACTTGTGTAATGCCGCGCATACTCGCTAGTGAAATATTTCGTGCAGCGGCACAATCAATACTTAAGGCCGATACTTCAGTCAGGCTTGAAACGTCAAACGGAAGGCAATCACTTTCCAAAATAGCCTCATTATCACCTTCTATACATAGGACTGCATCTTCATCGTTAGATCGGTCTGAACAATACCAGCTAGGAACAATCAGAGCCACGCTAAGCCTTCGAACTGCGTATAGGTGCAGTAGTACTTACTTACCGATCATGGTCTTTCATGTGGCCGACAGTTTGTATTCggtaaacgaaatttttgcatGTTACGTTCTCTCCTCGCCTAAGAGTGCTAAGGAGCTGATCCGAGGTACTCATCGCTGTTGTAATTTGCATAAGAGATGCAGACCCGTATATCTCGTGAAGGGACATGTATCGTTTGAAGTTTCATGCTTGTCTTTGGTTCGCGGTAAACTTGAAACAGGTGCAACCTGTCGTAATTGGCCATCAATTTGAGCGACCACTTGGATCAGTGGCgtgcccccccccccccccccccccccccctatCCAATTGaaacaaaattcaaaaattttgttcTGTTTAAGGCATAAATAGAGATCGTTTTAGGACGTCGATTGGCCATCCGAAAGCAATTAAATGTCGCGAAAATGAATTAAAACGAAGCTAGAAGTGGGCATGGTCGTAAAAATTTTGCGGCCGCTCCacgccacgcccactttttcTACCTGACCACTCCCACTCAAAGCGTATTTACTAATTCTATTCGACGCGCGCAGTGCACTACGGTACGCAGAAAATCTTCCTCTCTTCAAAAATGCTACTGCTTTATCTGCAATTCTTGCCCCCCCCTCTGGATCCGCCCCTGGGCTTGGATATGCGATAACCCTCTTTTTTGCCGCATTGTCACCATCGATTATCACGACTGTTGCAGTGTCAATGCGACAGTTGAGTTGTCAGAATGCTTGCTGCGATAGTGATCCGTTGCACATGCGGGCCACCTCAAGGCGGCAGCTAGAGACGTGTACACTAACAGCGACGCGGTCTGTTTTACGGCTGCTATCTAGGAGCGCCGGAAAAAGCAAAGGATGTTATAATAAAGATTTGGGTGGTGGCGAGTCGACGCTTCGATCCGCCGCGTGTTTTGCGTGTATTTGCGTCGGGCGACGAGACCACGTCGTACCCGAGGATCCTTTGCACTCGATGCGAGTGCTCTTTCCCggcgttcccgtcgtcgGTTTTTTGGGCAATGGTGAGTTTGGTGAATTGGGTGCTTGCGGTTGTGAGGATGAGGCTGGCGCGGGtggtgacaacgacgaagacgatcgaagAGATCAAGAGCGCTCCGAGAAGCGCAAGCGTGCTGAAACGTTTCAACATGCTCTTACGTTTGCTTTTGGATTTCTGACGTTATCCAGCTAAATTTATTGCCTTCTTCTCTGATTTTTTGTACACTACCGGCTGGTGTACTTTTGCGACGTTGGGTGACTGAGAAGCAACGTGTAGTGAATTTAattacgtaattaattaaatataaacGTCGAGCGATCTGGTGTTTGAGATAGTAGagtttcatttttcttttttcgcctACCACTAGAAGACCTTTTAGAAAGGCGCCACTTGCAGCTTTACGTGGAAAGAGACCGGCAAGGAGCCTCTTTTGTTTCGACATTGTGAGGCGAGATTGAGTCCAGTTGATCGTTGACAATTAGAAGTCCGGCCAAATACAAAGAGGTAAAACGAATTCTCTGAGTCGGCGAAAGTAAAATTTCGGCAGGTTTCGGCGGGAGTGACTCATTTTCATACGCATGCGTGTACTGTTCCTTTCCCAACGTCCTGCTCACCACGCGACTGATTTCAGCTCTCTGAGTCTCTGCAGCAAGAGCAATCATGGAGGTAAGCATTTCTCGGCACGCATTTGTTCACTAGATGGGCTTGTAAGCAAGTTGGCTCGTTGCGAAAGTCGTTTTGGCGGGTCCTATTTGGGGGGCCCCATCCGTCTGCAAGTGCAGTATGATATGATAGAGTCGTGTACGCACGACGATGTTGAAGCTAGCGACGTTCGGCATCAAATCgcgaattttcaatttctctctttttcaggaTTCTTGTATAGTGTACGGCGAACTGTCTGAAAAGAGCGGAGCGGACTACAGGCTCTATATCCGAAGCCTCTTCGAAAGCGATGATGGATTCGAGCCGCTAAACGTCAAATCTTACGAAATCGGTTTGCACCGGAAACACGCCTTGCAAACTCTAGGGCGTCATCTCGGAGTTATAAATCAATGGGATCCAATTTCGTCTGAACAAGGTACAGTACCTTATCGCGCACATGTTAATTAACCTTCATTGAGAGAATAATTGTATTATTCGCAATTAATAAAATAGGCGAAATTGAGCCGGCTATTTGCCTCCTAACTGACCGAAGGACTCGCATTGGTCTTTTCAAGTCGCGCGATACGAAGTTTTGGTCGTGCAAAAGCGTAAATCCAGAACGAATTGAAATGATTTCTATTCCAGCGCACAACTACTTTTTCGCCGAGATATTCGAGTCCACACGACCGAATTGCTGTGGGAGAAGAATGCCACGGCAATCGATCACGCTTTTTCATCGAATCACTCTCTATTTCCAACAAACGTCG is a window encoding:
- the LOC136191235 gene encoding uncharacterized protein, giving the protein MSTSDQLLSTLRRGENVTCKNFVYRIQTVGHMKDHDRWYCSDRSNDEDAVLCIEGDNEAILESDCLPFDVSSLTEVSALSIDCAAARNISLASMRGITQVQIGRMEEASRYYYSLPLLPSRLKELCLILVDEDDIIGAVESQTELRSLTIRKNILNKYAALFAQIQNSRFENKPQEKWSKLEALTLQSCGLKHFPSQISEQKDLKRLDLNSNRDLKSLPEDIGKKLQNLEELDLRGCGLQQLPNSLSNLTALKKIDLSGNSDLKSLPEDIGTKLQNLEKLYLAGCGLQQLPISLNDLSALKMLDLSRNRKLKSYPEGIGTKLKKLKELDLHWCGLQQFPSCLSNLTALKQLA